The following are from one region of the Erwinia billingiae Eb661 genome:
- a CDS encoding YccT family protein, with protein sequence MKLRLVITGVLALLVATTVHATTLKLAPDIDLLVLDGRKISGSLLKGAEGLELEQGQHQVLFRVEKSLKKDAQMATPWVSTPLIVTFTSQAKSVTITLPPLTTTAQGKMFDKHPTFQLLNEHGAVVESQQDHLLVKADNNYEQAMVVYNLKGNVASVPRFAQGQTSTTPISNDSQDFANGNHAGSRVLQLWYQQVDSATRQRFVMLMRALRTS encoded by the coding sequence ATGAAGCTGCGTTTGGTCATTACAGGCGTTTTAGCTTTGCTGGTTGCGACTACGGTCCATGCCACCACGCTCAAACTCGCCCCTGATATTGACCTGTTGGTGCTGGACGGCCGAAAAATTTCTGGTTCGTTATTAAAAGGTGCTGAAGGGCTCGAACTCGAGCAGGGACAGCATCAGGTATTGTTTCGCGTTGAGAAAAGCCTGAAAAAAGATGCTCAAATGGCCACGCCATGGGTCTCTACCCCATTGATCGTCACGTTCACCTCTCAGGCAAAATCAGTCACCATCACGTTGCCGCCGCTAACCACCACCGCGCAGGGAAAAATGTTTGATAAACATCCCACTTTCCAGCTGCTTAACGAGCATGGTGCGGTGGTTGAGAGTCAGCAAGACCATTTGCTGGTCAAAGCTGACAATAACTATGAGCAGGCCATGGTGGTGTATAACCTGAAAGGCAACGTCGCCTCAGTACCTCGCTTTGCCCAGGGACAAACCTCCACTACCCCAATCAGTAATGATTCCCAGGACTTTGCCAACGGCAACCATGCCGGCAGCCGGGTATTGCAGCTGTGGTATCAACAGGTTGATTCCGCCACCCGCCAACGTTTTGTGATGCTGATGCGTGCCC
- a CDS encoding CoA-binding protein, whose translation MQDKIIADILTSTKHIALVGASDKPARASYGVMAYLLSQGYKVTPVSPKLAGQTLQGQKVYEKLEDIPEPIDMVDVFRNAEAAWGVAQEAIAVGAKSLWLQLGVINEQAAVLAGEAGLKVVMDRCPKIEIPRLGLEKG comes from the coding sequence ATGCAAGATAAAATAATTGCCGACATTTTGACCTCCACTAAACATATCGCGCTGGTTGGAGCGAGTGATAAACCCGCCAGGGCCAGTTATGGCGTGATGGCTTATCTGCTGTCGCAGGGATACAAAGTGACGCCGGTCAGCCCAAAGCTGGCAGGCCAGACGCTGCAGGGACAAAAAGTTTACGAAAAGCTGGAAGACATTCCTGAACCGATCGACATGGTGGATGTGTTCCGTAATGCCGAAGCGGCCTGGGGTGTCGCCCAGGAAGCGATCGCGGTGGGGGCGAAATCTTTGTGGCTTCAGCTTGGGGTGATTAACGAGCAGGCTGCGGTGCTGGCGGGAGAAGCGGGATTAAAGGTGGTGATGGATCGCTGCCCTAAAATCGAGATCCCGCGCTTAGGGCTGGAAAAAGGCTAA
- the hspQ gene encoding heat shock protein HspQ, with protein sequence MIASKFGLGQQVRHKLHGFLGVVVDVDAEYSLDDDPEEDEVATSESLREAPWYHVVMENEDGETVHTYLAEAQLSWELPGDHPEQPSMDELAASIREQLQAPRLRN encoded by the coding sequence ATGATTGCCAGCAAATTTGGACTCGGACAACAGGTGCGGCATAAGCTGCACGGTTTCCTCGGTGTAGTGGTAGATGTGGATGCGGAATATTCACTGGACGATGATCCCGAAGAGGATGAGGTTGCCACCAGCGAATCGCTGCGTGAAGCGCCCTGGTATCATGTCGTGATGGAGAATGAAGACGGCGAGACCGTTCATACTTATCTGGCAGAAGCCCAGCTTTCGTGGGAGCTGCCGGGCGACCATCCGGAACAACCTTCCATGGATGAACTGGCCGCGTCAATTCGCGAACAGTTGCAGGCGCCACGCCTCAGGAACTAA